The following are encoded in a window of Amaranthus tricolor cultivar Red isolate AtriRed21 chromosome 2, ASM2621246v1, whole genome shotgun sequence genomic DNA:
- the LOC130805953 gene encoding phytochrome C isoform X2, giving the protein MWVLCNLVRHCLAFRALISHKLAAKAISRLQAVPSHNIHLLCEVLVKEVSELTGYDRIMVYKFHEDEHGEVIAEHCRSELEPYLGLHYPATDIPQASRFLFLKNKVRMICDSLASPVKVIQDEKLIQPLSLGGSTLRAPHGCHAQYMANMGTIASLVMAVTINEEDDEVSDRQRGRKLWGLVVCHHTESRFVPFPQRYACEFLIQVFGIHINKEIELAAQMREKHILRIQTVLCDMLMRDSPVAIVTQSPNMMDLVKCDGAALLLNSQVWLLGVTPTEQQIRDLAQWLLEHHGNTRALSTDSLKEAGYHGASKLGDAVCGMVAIRITSKDFLFWFRSHTAKEVKWGGAKHEPVDTDNRRKMHPRSSFKAFLEVVKWRSLPWEDMEMDAVNSLQLILRGLLKNSATNDMKTLVKSSKMIVNVPGIDNTLVNKLQTLTSEMIRLIETAAVPIFSVDASGVINGWNVKMAEITGLLIERAIGLPLVDVVAEETVETIKNLLSMAMQGIEEKDVEVTLRTFGFLERNCPVVVVNACCSWDSNKNVTGICFIGQDVTLQKSIMEKYTELQGDYTGIMRNANHLIPPIFIMDEQGLCLEWNDAMEKLSGFTKEEAIGQVLLGDVFTTESIGCQLKDHDTLIKLRIVLNKVLGGEDADKVSFTFIDRHSRCIESLLSASPRTDAEGKITGVMCFLHLPSPELQYTIHLQRVSKKASESTHNKLAYLREQIRNPIQGIKFIRQLAESSELSGGQNQLLVSRSLCEDQLMNIIEDTDIPSIEECYMETKPAEFNLGDALEAVMSQVMLSSQEIQVQLMRNLPADVSSMCLYGDNLRLQQVLSDFLTIAFRFTPAFSGSSVMFIVNPRRESIGAKMQLLHVEFRIVHPSPGVPEDLIQEMFHRNNGMSREGLGLYISHKLVRIMNGTMEYVRGEDFSSFVIRLEFPLIQDVGHK; this is encoded by the exons ATGTGGGTTCTGTGTAATCTAGTACGGCACTGTCTAGCTTTCA GGGCTTTAATATCTCATAAGCTTGCAGCTAAGGCGATTTCAAGATTGCAAGCGGTACCAAGCCATAATATTCATCTTTTGTGTGAAGTACTAGTTAAGGAGGTAAGTGAATTGACGGGTTATGATCGGATTATGGTGTATAAATTTCATGAAGATGAGCATGGAGAAGTGATTGCTGAGCATTGTAGAAGTGAACTGGAACCTTATCTTGGGTTACATTATCCGGCGACTGATATACCACAAGCTTCAAgatttctttttttgaaaaacaaagTGAGGATGATATGTGACTCTCTTGCTTCTCCTGTAAAGGTCATCCAAGATGAAAAGTTAATTCAACCACTGAGTCTTGGTGGATCAACTTTAAGAGCTCCACACGGATGCCATGCGCAATACATGGCAAATATGGGTACCATTGCATCACTTGTAATGGCTGTGACAATAAACGAGGAAGATGATGAGGTTAGTGATCGGCAAAGAGGAAGAAAGTTATGGGGGTTGGTGGTGTGTCATCACACAGAATCTAGGTTTGTTCCGTTCCCTCAAAGATATGCTTGTGAATTTTTGATACAAGTGTTCGGCATACATATTAACAAGGAAATTGAATTGGCCGCTCAAATGAGGGAAAAACATATTTTGAGGATTCAAACCGTGCTTTGTGACATGCTCATGAGAGATTCCCCGGTAGCAATTGTTACCCAGTCACCTAACATGATGGACTTGGTCAAGTGTGATGGAGCTGCACTCTTGTTAAATAGCCAAGTGTGGCTACTTGGCGTTACTCCAACTGAGCAACAAATCAGAGACTTAGCACAGTGGCTTCTTGAACACCATGGGAATACTAGAGCATTAAGTACTGACAGCCTCAAGGAAGCCGGTTACCATGGTGCTTCGAAACTTGGGGATGCAGTTTGTGGGATGGTTGCCATTAGAATAACCTCTAAAGATTTCTTGTTCTGGTTTAGGTCACATACGGCCAAGGAAGTAAAATGGGGAGGTGCAAAACATGAGCCTGTGGATACAGATAATAGGAGAAAAATGCATCCAAGATCATCATTCAAGGCTTTCTTAGAGGTGGTCAAGTGGAGAAGTCTACCTTGGGAAGACATGGAAATGGACGCTGTCAATTCGTTACAATTGATATTAAGAGGGTTGTTGAAAAACAGTGCTACAAACGACATGAAAACTCTTGTAAAAAGTTCGAAAATGATAGTGAATGTACCTGGAATTGATAACACACTAGTGAATAAACTCCAAACTCTTACTAGTGAAATGATTCGTCTTATTGAAACTGCTGCTGTCCCAATTTTCTCTGTGGACGCTTCTGGTGTTATAAATGGATGGAATGTCAAAATGGCTGAAATTACGGGGCTACTTATAGAGCGAGCAATTGGCTTGCCCTTAGTTGATGTTGTTGCGGAGGAAACAGTTGAAACGATTAAAAATTTGCTCTCCATGGCCATGCAAG GTATAGAAGAGAAAGATGTTGAAGTAACATTAAGAACATTTGGGTTCCTGGAAAGGAATTGTCCTGTAGTTGTAGTTAATGCTTGTTGTAGTTGGGATTCGAATAAAAATGTTACGGGAATTTGCTTCATTGGGCAAGATGTTACTTTGCAGAAAAGCATCATGGAGAAATATACTGAACTCCAAGGTGATTATACTGGAATAATGAGGAATGCTAATCATCTGATTCCTCCGATATTTATTATGGATGAGCAAGGCTTGTGCTTGGAATGGAATGACGCGATGGAAAAACTCTCTGGTTTCACGAAAGAAGAAGCCATTGGCCAGGTGCTTCTAGGAGATGTGTTCACTACTGAAAGTATCGGCTGCCAGCTCAAAGATCATGACACGTTGATTAAGCTCAGGATAGTACTAAATAAAGTACTTGGCGGCGAGGATGCAGATAAAGTATCTTTTACGTTCATAGATAGGCACAGTAGATGCATTGAGTCGTTGCTCTCTGCAAGTCCACGAACTGATGCTGAGGGAAAGATCACTGGAGTTATGTGTTTTCTACATTTACCTAGCCCAGAACTTCAATACACGATACACTTGCAAAGGGTTTCAAAGAAGGCTTCAGAGAGTACTCATAATAAGTTGGCATATTTACGAGAGCAGATCAGAAATCCAATACAAGGGATAAAATTTATTCGACAGTTAGCAGAGTCATCTGAGTTGAGTGGAGGGCAAAACCAGTTGTTGGTTTCTAGGTCATTGTGTGAAGATCAATTAATGAACATTATTGAGGACACTGATATTCCAAGTATTGAGGAATG TTATATGGAAACTAAACCTGCTGAGTTTAATCTGGGAGATGCTCTCGAGGCTGTCATGAGTCAAGTGATGCTCTCAAGCCAAGAAATCCAGGTGCAGCTCATGCGTAATTTACCTGCTGACGTATCATCTATGTGTCTATATGGCGACAATTTGAGGCTCCAGCAAGTCCTTTCAGATTTTTTGACAATTGCTTTCCGTTTTACCCCTGCGTTCAGTGGATCCTCGGTCATGTTCATAGTCAATCCTAGAAGGGAATCTATAGGAGCAAAAATGCAACTTCTTCATGTTGAGTTTAG GATCGTACATCCATCCCCAGGTGTCCCAGAAGATCTGATCCAAGAGATGTTCCATCGCAACAATGGCATGTCAAGAGAAGGACTAGGCTTGTACATTAGTCACAAACTCGTAAGAATCATGAATGGCACAATGGAATATGTTAGAGGAGAAGATTTTTCATCATTCGTTATCCGTCTAGAATTTCCGCTCATTCAAGATGTTGGCCACAAATGA
- the LOC130805953 gene encoding phytochrome C isoform X1: MSSRSTNMTSSRGSSVRSRHDARVIAQTPIDAKLALDFEESRRHFDYSSSVDINLSTSTGNIAPSTVTSYLQKMQRGSLVQSFGCLIAIDEQDFRVLAYSENAPEMLELAPVSVPNIQQHEALTFSTDVRTIFDSAGASALEKAVRFPEVNLLNPLLVHCKNSGKPFYAILHRIDVGLVLDLEPVNVDDIVVTSAGALISHKLAAKAISRLQAVPSHNIHLLCEVLVKEVSELTGYDRIMVYKFHEDEHGEVIAEHCRSELEPYLGLHYPATDIPQASRFLFLKNKVRMICDSLASPVKVIQDEKLIQPLSLGGSTLRAPHGCHAQYMANMGTIASLVMAVTINEEDDEVSDRQRGRKLWGLVVCHHTESRFVPFPQRYACEFLIQVFGIHINKEIELAAQMREKHILRIQTVLCDMLMRDSPVAIVTQSPNMMDLVKCDGAALLLNSQVWLLGVTPTEQQIRDLAQWLLEHHGNTRALSTDSLKEAGYHGASKLGDAVCGMVAIRITSKDFLFWFRSHTAKEVKWGGAKHEPVDTDNRRKMHPRSSFKAFLEVVKWRSLPWEDMEMDAVNSLQLILRGLLKNSATNDMKTLVKSSKMIVNVPGIDNTLVNKLQTLTSEMIRLIETAAVPIFSVDASGVINGWNVKMAEITGLLIERAIGLPLVDVVAEETVETIKNLLSMAMQGIEEKDVEVTLRTFGFLERNCPVVVVNACCSWDSNKNVTGICFIGQDVTLQKSIMEKYTELQGDYTGIMRNANHLIPPIFIMDEQGLCLEWNDAMEKLSGFTKEEAIGQVLLGDVFTTESIGCQLKDHDTLIKLRIVLNKVLGGEDADKVSFTFIDRHSRCIESLLSASPRTDAEGKITGVMCFLHLPSPELQYTIHLQRVSKKASESTHNKLAYLREQIRNPIQGIKFIRQLAESSELSGGQNQLLVSRSLCEDQLMNIIEDTDIPSIEECYMETKPAEFNLGDALEAVMSQVMLSSQEIQVQLMRNLPADVSSMCLYGDNLRLQQVLSDFLTIAFRFTPAFSGSSVMFIVNPRRESIGAKMQLLHVEFRIVHPSPGVPEDLIQEMFHRNNGMSREGLGLYISHKLVRIMNGTMEYVRGEDFSSFVIRLEFPLIQDVGHK, from the exons ATGTCTTCGAGGTCGACTAACATGACAAGTTCTAGGGGAAGCTCTGTTCGATCGAGGCATGATGCCCGGGTTATTGCCCAAACCCCCATTGATGCTAAGCTTGCTTTGGATTTTGAGGAGTCTAGGCGCCACTTTGACTATTCCTCTTCAGTTGATATCAACCTGTCAACTTCTACTGGCAACATAGCTCCTTCAACAGTTACATCCTATCTTCAAAAAATGCAAAGAGGGAGTCTCGTCCAGTCTTTTGGCTGTCTAATTGCTATCGATGAGCAAGATTTCCGTGTTCTTGCTTATAGTGAAAACGCCCCTGAGATGTTGGAGTTAGCTCCTGTTTCGGTGCCTAACATCCAACAACACGAGGCTCTAACCTTTAGTACTGATGTAAGAACAATTTTTGATTCCGCTGGTGCTTCTGCACTTGAAAAAGCAGTACGTTTTCCTGAGGTTAATCTCCTTAATCCCCTCCTTGTTCATTGTAAAAACTCGGGTAAACCCTTTTATGCTATTCTACATAGAATTGATGTGGGGCTGGTTTTAGACTTGGAGCCGGTAAATGTAGATGATATAGTGGTTACTTCTGCAGGGGCTTTAATATCTCATAAGCTTGCAGCTAAGGCGATTTCAAGATTGCAAGCGGTACCAAGCCATAATATTCATCTTTTGTGTGAAGTACTAGTTAAGGAGGTAAGTGAATTGACGGGTTATGATCGGATTATGGTGTATAAATTTCATGAAGATGAGCATGGAGAAGTGATTGCTGAGCATTGTAGAAGTGAACTGGAACCTTATCTTGGGTTACATTATCCGGCGACTGATATACCACAAGCTTCAAgatttctttttttgaaaaacaaagTGAGGATGATATGTGACTCTCTTGCTTCTCCTGTAAAGGTCATCCAAGATGAAAAGTTAATTCAACCACTGAGTCTTGGTGGATCAACTTTAAGAGCTCCACACGGATGCCATGCGCAATACATGGCAAATATGGGTACCATTGCATCACTTGTAATGGCTGTGACAATAAACGAGGAAGATGATGAGGTTAGTGATCGGCAAAGAGGAAGAAAGTTATGGGGGTTGGTGGTGTGTCATCACACAGAATCTAGGTTTGTTCCGTTCCCTCAAAGATATGCTTGTGAATTTTTGATACAAGTGTTCGGCATACATATTAACAAGGAAATTGAATTGGCCGCTCAAATGAGGGAAAAACATATTTTGAGGATTCAAACCGTGCTTTGTGACATGCTCATGAGAGATTCCCCGGTAGCAATTGTTACCCAGTCACCTAACATGATGGACTTGGTCAAGTGTGATGGAGCTGCACTCTTGTTAAATAGCCAAGTGTGGCTACTTGGCGTTACTCCAACTGAGCAACAAATCAGAGACTTAGCACAGTGGCTTCTTGAACACCATGGGAATACTAGAGCATTAAGTACTGACAGCCTCAAGGAAGCCGGTTACCATGGTGCTTCGAAACTTGGGGATGCAGTTTGTGGGATGGTTGCCATTAGAATAACCTCTAAAGATTTCTTGTTCTGGTTTAGGTCACATACGGCCAAGGAAGTAAAATGGGGAGGTGCAAAACATGAGCCTGTGGATACAGATAATAGGAGAAAAATGCATCCAAGATCATCATTCAAGGCTTTCTTAGAGGTGGTCAAGTGGAGAAGTCTACCTTGGGAAGACATGGAAATGGACGCTGTCAATTCGTTACAATTGATATTAAGAGGGTTGTTGAAAAACAGTGCTACAAACGACATGAAAACTCTTGTAAAAAGTTCGAAAATGATAGTGAATGTACCTGGAATTGATAACACACTAGTGAATAAACTCCAAACTCTTACTAGTGAAATGATTCGTCTTATTGAAACTGCTGCTGTCCCAATTTTCTCTGTGGACGCTTCTGGTGTTATAAATGGATGGAATGTCAAAATGGCTGAAATTACGGGGCTACTTATAGAGCGAGCAATTGGCTTGCCCTTAGTTGATGTTGTTGCGGAGGAAACAGTTGAAACGATTAAAAATTTGCTCTCCATGGCCATGCAAG GTATAGAAGAGAAAGATGTTGAAGTAACATTAAGAACATTTGGGTTCCTGGAAAGGAATTGTCCTGTAGTTGTAGTTAATGCTTGTTGTAGTTGGGATTCGAATAAAAATGTTACGGGAATTTGCTTCATTGGGCAAGATGTTACTTTGCAGAAAAGCATCATGGAGAAATATACTGAACTCCAAGGTGATTATACTGGAATAATGAGGAATGCTAATCATCTGATTCCTCCGATATTTATTATGGATGAGCAAGGCTTGTGCTTGGAATGGAATGACGCGATGGAAAAACTCTCTGGTTTCACGAAAGAAGAAGCCATTGGCCAGGTGCTTCTAGGAGATGTGTTCACTACTGAAAGTATCGGCTGCCAGCTCAAAGATCATGACACGTTGATTAAGCTCAGGATAGTACTAAATAAAGTACTTGGCGGCGAGGATGCAGATAAAGTATCTTTTACGTTCATAGATAGGCACAGTAGATGCATTGAGTCGTTGCTCTCTGCAAGTCCACGAACTGATGCTGAGGGAAAGATCACTGGAGTTATGTGTTTTCTACATTTACCTAGCCCAGAACTTCAATACACGATACACTTGCAAAGGGTTTCAAAGAAGGCTTCAGAGAGTACTCATAATAAGTTGGCATATTTACGAGAGCAGATCAGAAATCCAATACAAGGGATAAAATTTATTCGACAGTTAGCAGAGTCATCTGAGTTGAGTGGAGGGCAAAACCAGTTGTTGGTTTCTAGGTCATTGTGTGAAGATCAATTAATGAACATTATTGAGGACACTGATATTCCAAGTATTGAGGAATG TTATATGGAAACTAAACCTGCTGAGTTTAATCTGGGAGATGCTCTCGAGGCTGTCATGAGTCAAGTGATGCTCTCAAGCCAAGAAATCCAGGTGCAGCTCATGCGTAATTTACCTGCTGACGTATCATCTATGTGTCTATATGGCGACAATTTGAGGCTCCAGCAAGTCCTTTCAGATTTTTTGACAATTGCTTTCCGTTTTACCCCTGCGTTCAGTGGATCCTCGGTCATGTTCATAGTCAATCCTAGAAGGGAATCTATAGGAGCAAAAATGCAACTTCTTCATGTTGAGTTTAG GATCGTACATCCATCCCCAGGTGTCCCAGAAGATCTGATCCAAGAGATGTTCCATCGCAACAATGGCATGTCAAGAGAAGGACTAGGCTTGTACATTAGTCACAAACTCGTAAGAATCATGAATGGCACAATGGAATATGTTAGAGGAGAAGATTTTTCATCATTCGTTATCCGTCTAGAATTTCCGCTCATTCAAGATGTTGGCCACAAATGA